A window of Lacibacter sediminis contains these coding sequences:
- a CDS encoding DoxX family protein has translation MRILQTITHTNDHVSGLLLRLTLGIVILPHGLQLLLGWFGGYGFNGSMQYFTGVAGLPWLVAFTVIMLQSVGAVLLLTGTGTRLMAIAYVIMFIGMIVTAHSDYGFFMNWDGNQKGEGYEYHLLVIGLALLLVINGAGKFSFDYFASKSRVQQPVQNIKL, from the coding sequence ATGAGAATTCTTCAAACAATCACTCACACGAATGATCATGTAAGCGGACTGTTGTTACGTCTTACATTGGGCATTGTTATTTTGCCACACGGTTTACAGTTATTGCTGGGCTGGTTTGGTGGTTATGGTTTCAACGGCAGCATGCAATATTTTACAGGTGTTGCAGGTCTTCCCTGGCTTGTGGCATTCACTGTAATCATGCTGCAATCTGTTGGAGCAGTATTGTTGCTTACAGGTACCGGAACAAGGTTAATGGCAATTGCGTATGTCATCATGTTTATCGGAATGATTGTGACGGCACATTCCGATTATGGGTTCTTTATGAACTGGGATGGGAACCAGAAAGGAGAAGGGTATGAATATCATCTGCTGGTGATTGGATTGGCGTTGCTTTTAGTGATTAATGGTGCGGGAAAATTTTCCTTTGACTATTTTGCATCAAAATCAAGGGTGCAACAACCTGTACAAAACATAAAATTATGA
- a CDS encoding heavy-metal-associated domain-containing protein, translated as MKQYTFIINGMGGDHCVNVIKTILSKQQGVTIHEVEQGKATISIDESLNSNENVIAAIEKMGYKVVR; from the coding sequence ATGAAGCAGTATACATTTATCATTAACGGTATGGGTGGAGATCATTGTGTAAATGTGATCAAAACTATTCTCTCAAAACAGCAGGGCGTTACAATTCACGAAGTAGAGCAGGGCAAGGCAACAATTAGTATAGATGAATCTTTAAATTCAAATGAGAACGTAATTGCGGCTATCGAAAAAATGGGTTATAAAGTAGTGAGATGA
- a CDS encoding LacI family DNA-binding transcriptional regulator — translation MTLKHLANELNLSFSTVSKALRDSHEISEGTKKIVLAKAKELNYQVNPFASGLRKQKSRTIAVIIPEVVNDFFGPVINGIESIAQEKGYHVLIYLTHEDVKREVAIAKMIQNGRVDGVMISLSSKTNDTAHLEELNDKEIPLVFFDRIAEHINVPKVITDDYASGALATQHLIDNGCKRIAFLTISQSLSISNKRMSGYMESLRKNNVETDTGMVLNCDGNDHTDYQLIKELLQRNDRPDGIFASIESLAIATYEVCEELNLKIPQDVKVICFSNLKTAKLLNPSMTTITQPAFEIGREAADILFKLVEKKGHHFLQERTVINSKLVERNSTKQNYSSK, via the coding sequence ATGACGCTGAAACACCTTGCCAATGAACTGAATCTGTCTTTCTCAACGGTGTCGAAAGCATTGCGTGACAGTCATGAGATCAGTGAAGGCACAAAAAAGATCGTACTCGCCAAGGCAAAGGAATTGAATTACCAGGTGAATCCTTTTGCAAGTGGATTGAGAAAGCAAAAGAGCAGAACCATTGCGGTTATTATTCCTGAAGTTGTAAATGATTTTTTTGGCCCTGTTATAAACGGTATTGAATCGATAGCGCAGGAAAAAGGATACCATGTATTAATATATCTCACACATGAAGATGTGAAAAGGGAAGTGGCCATTGCAAAAATGATTCAAAACGGCCGGGTTGATGGAGTGATGATTTCTTTATCATCAAAAACGAATGACACAGCTCATCTTGAAGAATTGAACGACAAAGAAATTCCGCTTGTTTTCTTCGACAGGATTGCTGAACATATCAATGTCCCGAAAGTTATTACAGATGACTACGCCAGCGGCGCCTTAGCCACGCAACATTTGATCGATAATGGATGTAAGCGAATTGCCTTTCTCACCATATCTCAATCTCTTTCCATCAGCAATAAGCGCATGAGTGGATACATGGAATCACTACGAAAAAATAATGTAGAAACTGATACCGGTATGGTATTGAATTGTGATGGAAATGATCATACCGATTATCAGCTCATTAAAGAGCTGTTGCAGCGGAATGACAGGCCCGATGGGATTTTTGCATCCATTGAAAGCCTTGCCATTGCAACCTATGAGGTTTGTGAAGAATTAAACCTAAAGATTCCGCAAGATGTGAAAGTGATTTGTTTTTCGAATTTAAAAACAGCAAAACTGTTGAATCCATCCATGACAACAATTACACAGCCTGCATTTGAAATAGGAAGGGAGGCGGCCGATATATTATTTAAACTGGTAGAGAAAAAAGGACATCATTTTCTCCAGGAGAGAACGGTTATTAATTCGAAACTGGTAGAACGGAATTCGACAAAACAAAACTATAGCAGCAAATAA
- a CDS encoding DJ-1/PfpI family protein: MTRIFTSIVLLVTLLVAGCSPIKEFSRVPEYAGITPERTKTTMPDSKKKTILLLAYNKGTEIFDLMAPFNLFNLTEQANVYIVAPEKGPIAVMQGFFTLPHYTFREIDSLKIQPSVIVIPNFSAMGKTQQDPVVVNWIKSKYTDTTIFLSVCAGSFTAAATGLYDGKALTTHASDIQLNMKLFSAPAWTTAVTYTKAGNLYSTAGVSNATEGGLAVIRDVFGEQTMQRVMKQVYYPHATLRTKHESIAIDGRNKKHILSKVLFKKDDKVAVLLQEGVDEFKLAAILDAYHRTFPATLHTYAVNPDGVISRFGLRIMPSAHIQQLHKSDELHILSKDALSEKEKKAVGKLPVVEYSPQSTRYIYDECLDRIGKKLGSKMHIVTKRLLDYN, translated from the coding sequence ATGACACGCATTTTCACATCAATCGTTCTGCTTGTAACATTACTGGTTGCAGGCTGTTCACCCATTAAGGAGTTTTCAAGAGTTCCGGAGTATGCAGGAATAACACCTGAAAGGACTAAAACTACAATGCCCGATTCAAAAAAGAAAACGATTCTCTTGCTGGCATATAACAAGGGGACAGAAATTTTTGATTTGATGGCACCTTTTAATTTGTTCAATCTTACTGAACAGGCTAATGTTTATATCGTTGCTCCTGAAAAAGGACCAATTGCAGTAATGCAGGGCTTTTTTACTTTGCCACATTATACATTCCGGGAAATTGATTCACTAAAGATTCAGCCCTCCGTAATTGTAATTCCCAATTTTTCTGCAATGGGTAAAACCCAGCAGGATCCGGTTGTAGTTAATTGGATCAAGAGTAAGTATACAGATACAACTATTTTTCTGTCAGTTTGCGCCGGATCATTTACAGCAGCTGCAACAGGCCTGTATGATGGAAAAGCATTGACAACACATGCATCCGACATTCAATTGAATATGAAATTATTTTCTGCACCTGCCTGGACAACGGCAGTAACCTATACAAAAGCAGGAAATCTTTACAGTACAGCCGGAGTTTCAAATGCAACAGAGGGAGGTCTTGCAGTGATCCGTGATGTATTTGGTGAGCAAACAATGCAACGGGTTATGAAGCAGGTATATTATCCACACGCAACACTCCGTACAAAACATGAAAGCATTGCCATTGATGGACGTAACAAAAAACATATACTTAGTAAAGTGCTGTTTAAAAAAGATGACAAAGTTGCTGTGCTTTTACAAGAAGGGGTAGATGAGTTTAAATTAGCTGCAATACTTGATGCATATCACCGGACATTTCCAGCCACACTTCATACTTATGCTGTTAATCCCGATGGTGTTATATCCAGGTTTGGCTTGAGAATAATGCCATCTGCTCATATTCAGCAATTACATAAGTCAGATGAGCTGCATATTCTTTCGAAGGATGCTCTTTCAGAAAAAGAAAAAAAGGCTGTAGGTAAGTTGCCTGTGGTAGAATATAGCCCGCAAAGCACCCGCTACATTTATGATGAATGTCTCGATCGTATTGGAAAGAAGCTTGGCAGCAAAATGCATATAGTAACAAAACGTTTGCTCGACTATAATTGA
- a CDS encoding DMT family transporter — protein sequence MKLKHILLLVLLAAIWGSSYLFLRLAAPAMGISLTMASRIILGAIVMIAVFSYTKKLPDYKLFWKQYIVLGVLNILLPFGFITYSITNLNASIGAILNATTPLFTIIVSSIWLKEQLNYKKIIGIVVGLLGLTILVGWMPLDLTRGVMLSIVLSLSASLSYAVGAVYTRKYLKHTEPLKTATGMMSAAAVLVMPLLFSSPATTFPGVEIAAAVFVLGVFCTALGYSIYFKLLSNVGATNASVVTMLVPVFSLLWGLLFLHEPVTPAIILGLLFILGSLKMILIPKHK from the coding sequence ATGAAACTGAAACATATCTTACTATTGGTTTTGCTTGCAGCAATTTGGGGAAGTTCCTATTTGTTTTTACGATTGGCTGCGCCGGCAATGGGCATCTCTCTTACAATGGCCTCAAGAATTATATTGGGAGCAATTGTGATGATCGCAGTTTTTTCCTACACAAAAAAACTTCCCGATTACAAGCTTTTTTGGAAACAGTACATCGTACTTGGGGTGCTGAATATATTACTGCCTTTTGGATTTATAACTTATTCCATTACGAACCTTAACGCTTCAATTGGTGCTATACTCAATGCAACAACACCTTTGTTTACAATCATCGTATCATCTATCTGGCTAAAAGAACAACTGAATTATAAAAAGATTATCGGTATTGTAGTTGGATTGCTTGGGCTTACCATTTTAGTGGGATGGATGCCATTAGATCTTACTCGTGGAGTTATGTTATCGATCGTTTTGTCATTAAGCGCTTCTCTGTCGTATGCAGTAGGTGCTGTGTACACCAGGAAATATCTCAAACATACCGAACCGTTAAAAACAGCTACCGGAATGATGAGTGCTGCAGCGGTTCTTGTAATGCCACTGCTTTTTTCTTCGCCTGCTACAACATTTCCGGGAGTTGAAATTGCAGCTGCTGTTTTTGTTTTGGGAGTATTCTGTACAGCACTTGGTTACTCGATCTACTTCAAATTACTAAGTAATGTAGGTGCAACAAATGCTTCTGTTGTAACCATGTTGGTGCCTGTTTTTAGTTTGCTGTGGGGGCTTTTGTTTCTGCATGAACCAGTAACGCCGGCCATTATACTAGGGTTATTGTTCATTCTTGGCAGCCTTAAGATGATTCTTATACCTAAACATAAATAA
- a CDS encoding DUF1330 domain-containing protein has translation MTPETKTNATGRAYCLFDNIAINGLSKLEEYKEKVFPVVTSFGGKYLVASNRIRVVEGTWQPSHLVMIEFPSYEEANRWYDSEEYRELKNLRHSSGRFDGIIVEGL, from the coding sequence ATGACACCAGAAACAAAAACAAATGCGACAGGCAGAGCATATTGCCTGTTTGATAACATTGCGATTAATGGTCTTTCTAAGCTGGAAGAATACAAAGAGAAAGTTTTTCCGGTAGTAACTTCATTCGGCGGTAAATATCTTGTAGCCAGTAACCGTATAAGAGTAGTGGAGGGAACTTGGCAGCCAAGTCATTTGGTGATGATTGAATTCCCGAGTTATGAAGAAGCTAATCGTTGGTATGATTCGGAAGAGTACAGGGAATTGAAAAACTTAAGGCATTCTTCCGGCAGGTTTGATGGAATTATTGTAGAAGGTCTTTAA
- a CDS encoding bifunctional helix-turn-helix domain-containing protein/methylated-DNA--[protein]-cysteine S-methyltransferase, whose protein sequence is MTEQQQVTYKRIAEAIEYIKSNFKEQPNLDEVAKKVHLSPFHFQRLFSEWAGTSPKKFLQYTTLEYAKSLLKENQATLFDAAYETGLSGTGRLHDLFINIEGMTPAEYKNGGKNLTINYSFAESPFGNIVVASTQKGICYMAFADDEHLAFDALLNHFPNARFRQMVDFIQQNALHIFTQDWTKLHQIKLHLKGTDFQLKVWQTLLRVPMGKLTTYGAIADKIENPNASRAVGTAIGSNPVAFLIPCHRVIQSSGLTGGYMWGATRKTAIIGWEGAKTNHQH, encoded by the coding sequence ATGACAGAGCAACAACAAGTGACATATAAACGGATTGCAGAAGCAATTGAATACATCAAGTCAAATTTCAAGGAGCAACCGAATCTTGATGAAGTTGCGAAGAAGGTGCATCTGAGTCCGTTCCATTTTCAACGTCTGTTCAGCGAGTGGGCTGGTACAAGTCCGAAGAAGTTTTTACAGTATACAACGCTGGAATATGCCAAGTCGCTTTTAAAAGAGAACCAGGCAACATTGTTTGATGCGGCATACGAAACAGGTCTTTCAGGTACAGGAAGGTTGCATGATCTGTTCATAAATATCGAAGGGATGACGCCTGCCGAATATAAAAATGGCGGGAAAAATCTTACTATCAACTACAGTTTTGCAGAAAGCCCGTTCGGTAACATCGTAGTAGCATCAACACAGAAAGGGATTTGTTACATGGCATTTGCGGATGATGAACATCTTGCATTTGATGCGCTGCTGAATCATTTCCCAAACGCAAGGTTCAGGCAAATGGTTGATTTTATTCAGCAAAATGCACTTCATATTTTCACACAGGATTGGACAAAACTTCATCAAATAAAATTGCATTTAAAAGGAACCGATTTTCAATTGAAAGTATGGCAAACACTTTTGAGAGTTCCAATGGGGAAGCTTACAACATATGGCGCAATTGCTGATAAAATTGAAAACCCGAACGCTTCAAGGGCAGTAGGTACTGCCATCGGCAGTAATCCGGTTGCATTTTTAATTCCCTGTCATCGTGTTATTCAATCTTCCGGATTAACAGGCGGGTATATGTGGGGTGCTACGAGAAAAACCGCCATCATTGGCTGGGAAGGAGCAAAAACAAATCATCAACATTAA
- a CDS encoding VOC family protein, whose protein sequence is MIKGLYETHVYVKDLATSIQFYQQLPGLAPCHYDEERKIAFFWVGAPQKFMLGLWEMPEAERSSRHFAFECDKNWILHESVSFLHSLNIRCYNFLKDGIARPMVFCWMPAVAIYFDDPDGNVLEFISILEGRAKPESGVVSYDEWLTISKED, encoded by the coding sequence ATGATCAAGGGATTGTATGAAACACATGTTTATGTAAAAGACCTGGCAACCTCCATTCAATTTTATCAGCAACTGCCCGGCTTGGCGCCATGTCATTACGATGAAGAAAGAAAGATCGCTTTCTTTTGGGTGGGTGCTCCGCAAAAATTTATGCTGGGACTTTGGGAAATGCCCGAAGCAGAACGAAGTTCGAGGCATTTTGCATTTGAATGTGATAAGAACTGGATCTTGCATGAATCAGTATCCTTCCTTCATTCACTAAATATCCGTTGTTATAATTTTTTAAAGGATGGCATTGCCAGGCCGATGGTGTTTTGCTGGATGCCTGCAGTTGCGATTTATTTTGATGATCCGGATGGTAATGTCCTGGAGTTTATCAGTATACTTGAAGGAAGAGCAAAGCCCGAATCGGGAGTAGTGTCTTACGATGAATGGTTGACGATCAGCAAAGAAGATTGA
- a CDS encoding alpha/beta fold hydrolase gives MKTFILIHGSWHSSWNWHKVIPILEGLGHKVYAIDLPGMGRDKTPISQVKLHSTVQGVCDLIDSIEGKVILVGHSKNGIVISQAAEYRPEKIEKLIYLAAYLIPNGKTQAEYSALDINGVLKPYVTRYPELNAHTLQTEIYKEGLYHDCDDSITELAKLLLSHEPVESGITPLQLTDENFGSVRRFYIECTDDRAVTPFIQQKMYNETVCVKVYQMHTSHSPFFSKPKELCDIFLEIASL, from the coding sequence ATGAAAACCTTTATTTTAATACACGGCTCATGGCATAGCTCCTGGAACTGGCATAAAGTAATTCCCATTTTAGAAGGACTGGGGCATAAAGTGTATGCAATTGATTTACCGGGTATGGGTAGAGACAAAACGCCGATCAGCCAGGTGAAGCTTCACTCAACTGTACAAGGCGTTTGCGATTTAATAGACAGTATTGAAGGAAAAGTAATTCTCGTTGGTCATAGTAAAAACGGAATCGTTATTTCGCAGGCTGCAGAATATCGTCCTGAGAAAATTGAAAAATTGATTTATCTGGCAGCGTATTTAATTCCAAATGGAAAAACACAGGCAGAGTATTCTGCATTAGATATTAATGGTGTTTTGAAACCATATGTCACCAGGTATCCGGAGTTGAATGCACATACATTGCAAACAGAAATTTATAAAGAAGGTCTTTACCATGATTGTGATGATTCTATTACAGAGCTGGCCAAGCTGTTGTTAAGTCATGAACCTGTAGAGTCAGGAATTACACCGTTGCAATTAACTGATGAAAATTTTGGATCTGTACGCAGATTTTATATTGAATGTACAGACGACCGGGCTGTTACGCCATTTATTCAACAGAAAATGTACAATGAAACTGTTTGCGTAAAAGTTTATCAGATGCATACAAGCCATTCGCCATTCTTTAGTAAGCCAAAGGAGCTTTGCGATATTTTCTTAGAAATAGCATCCCTTTAG
- a CDS encoding Crp/Fnr family transcriptional regulator produces MNTDLLLSNFRQYIQLTGDEEREILHYVSERSFKRGDYVNAEGEVNRFTNFIVDGSARVYFIDADGYEHVVQLGISQWWVGDFPSFITQTPATMFTEALEKTTTLSFSYDDLQMLYDKVPKMERFFRLLIQRAYASFHKRTLQALSMDAEQRYRAFAAAYPEMDQQISAKHIASYIGISPEFLSTIKKRIVLKQKEQRKNIN; encoded by the coding sequence ATGAATACTGATTTACTGCTTTCCAATTTCAGACAATACATCCAGCTTACCGGTGATGAGGAGCGGGAGATACTGCATTACGTTAGTGAACGATCTTTTAAAAGAGGCGATTATGTCAATGCAGAAGGAGAGGTTAACCGGTTTACCAATTTCATTGTGGATGGCAGTGCCAGAGTTTATTTTATTGATGCAGACGGATACGAACATGTAGTACAACTGGGCATCAGCCAGTGGTGGGTGGGCGATTTTCCAAGCTTTATTACACAAACGCCTGCAACAATGTTTACAGAAGCACTGGAGAAAACAACAACGCTATCTTTTTCGTATGATGATTTACAGATGCTGTATGATAAGGTGCCGAAGATGGAACGCTTTTTTCGTTTATTGATCCAACGAGCTTACGCTTCCTTCCACAAACGCACATTGCAGGCGTTGAGTATGGATGCCGAACAGCGTTATCGTGCTTTTGCAGCAGCTTATCCTGAAATGGACCAGCAGATTTCTGCCAAACACATTGCTTCTTATATTGGCATTTCGCCGGAATTTCTGAGTACGATCAAAAAACGAATTGTTCTCAAACAAAAGGAACAACGAAAAAATATTAATTGA
- a CDS encoding flavin reductase family protein, translating to MKQHYFWKTACIIRETTQSVTVIFDTQGDVFSFKAGQFVNLTLSINGESVTRSYSLSSAPEHDAHPAITVKAVQAGIMSNYILTHAEEIQEWEIDGPHGFFHVTTETENCKWVVLIGGGSGITPLYSILKQLLLTSSTNILLVDSNKNEGDVIFANALAYMQQVFSDRLKIVQVFTGSAETPTARWSEIIQGRLSRIRLKKIIRQNLGDEYLNAQYFVCGPDGLLQLATEVISGLEIPQHQFYQEYFQPKAEEITVSLPQEMQEVLIHHREQSNLLEVEPGKTILETALQDHVRVPYSCKNGTCGICVAKLLDGDVYMRQNYVLPNDRVNEGYILLCQSHPLNNNVTVETTGFV from the coding sequence GTGAAACAGCATTATTTCTGGAAGACTGCCTGTATCATCAGGGAAACAACACAGTCAGTAACAGTCATCTTTGACACACAGGGTGATGTGTTTTCTTTTAAAGCCGGACAGTTTGTAAATCTTACACTTTCCATCAATGGAGAAAGCGTTACCCGTTCCTATAGCCTCAGCAGTGCTCCCGAGCATGATGCACATCCTGCCATTACAGTGAAAGCAGTACAAGCCGGGATAATGAGTAATTATATACTCACTCATGCAGAAGAAATACAAGAGTGGGAGATTGATGGGCCTCATGGTTTTTTTCATGTAACAACTGAAACAGAAAACTGCAAATGGGTGGTATTGATTGGCGGAGGAAGCGGCATTACGCCGTTGTATTCAATTTTAAAACAGCTGCTGCTAACATCTTCCACAAACATTTTGCTGGTTGATTCCAACAAGAATGAGGGAGATGTAATTTTTGCAAATGCACTGGCTTATATGCAGCAAGTTTTTTCTGACCGGCTGAAGATCGTACAGGTTTTTACAGGGTCTGCTGAAACTCCTACTGCAAGGTGGAGTGAAATTATTCAGGGCAGGCTCAGCCGCATTCGCTTAAAGAAAATCATCAGGCAAAACCTGGGTGATGAATACCTAAACGCTCAGTATTTTGTTTGTGGCCCTGATGGTTTGTTACAACTTGCAACAGAGGTGATCAGTGGCCTTGAAATTCCGCAACATCAGTTTTATCAGGAATACTTTCAGCCAAAGGCAGAAGAAATCACTGTAAGTCTGCCACAAGAAATGCAGGAAGTATTGATTCATCACAGGGAGCAATCGAATCTACTGGAAGTGGAACCGGGGAAAACGATTCTTGAAACAGCGTTACAGGATCATGTACGGGTTCCCTATTCCTGCAAAAACGGAACCTGTGGCATTTGTGTTGCGAAACTGTTAGATGGTGATGTGTACATGCGTCAGAATTATGTGTTACCAAACGACCGGGTAAATGAAGGTTATATTCTGCTGTGCCAAAGTCATCCGCTCAACAACAATGTTACAGTTGAAACAACAGGGTTCGTCTGA